The Salmo trutta chromosome 22, fSalTru1.1, whole genome shotgun sequence genome contains the following window.
GGAGTCGTTTGTCAtcgctcgctttctctctctcttggttttgCTGTTTAAAATGAGCTGAGACGGTGCTTTGCAGGGCTGCGAGAGCAGCTTTGACTGCAGCGATTTAAGGCTCAATTTTAAACAGTTAGAAGCTTGCCTACTGTCAGAATAAACAAGGAACTTGAAGGGTCTTTTTGGCAGTTAATGTTTCTTTCATAGTGGTTTTTTTTTCATAGTGGGTGACATTTGTCGTTAATCATTTTAATGTCTCATTGGGAAGTGTTGGTGGGATTTGGGCATTTTACCTTATTCACGGTGGCCTTAGTGGTGGAAGCTCTTTCAGGCCTCACAGCTagatgcacgtgtgtgtgtgtgtgtgtgtgtttgtgtgtgtgtgtgttgatgagcaggccgtgtgtgtgtgcagggggtATTTTTAATTGGTTTCTTTAATGTTCTTCAACGCCCCGTAAAACCCAGCTCACAGTGGGGCCCGGTAGGCTGATGTTTCCTGCAGGCCCAGCCCCACCTAGCGCCTTTTATTCAGACAGAAGACGAGGAGGAATATTTGCCCAGGACCGCTCTCTATTTCGCCTAACGATTGGATTAAATCTTCTCTTCAAAGTGACTTTcttaaaaaaaagagagagaatagtCAGGGATTTCGTACTAATCTACACAAGCTAAGGCTGTGGTTACATGTAGGTAGGTTGAGCAGTATGTAGGTTAGGTGtggacgacacacacacacacacacacaggttatccCTCCGTCTCTGTGTTGACATGAACAGGGTTGAAGGGAAGGTCACTGCCGTCAGGAATGTTATGCTGTCTACTTTCCTAGTGAAAGGCATTTTTGTGTATCCACAAACCGTCTGAGAGTTGCCGTGCTGATCTTTTTTTCCGATTTTAGATtacaatgaataagattacatggagaggagggagacctgatcctagatcagcactcctgctctgagaTGCTTTGCGAGTATGGGCCAAGAACGAaagcctcacatacagtactacccctgtgtgtgtacatgctgtCTGGCTGAGCATTTTAAATCTCAAatgtccatacacacacacacacacacactctgccatgTCTTATCTCTGGCGGGTCGTGTGATTGGCTGCCCCTCTCAGGAAGTGAGGAAAGGAGGGGGCGCTGCCGTGTTTGTCTTAATCCTCCAAATCAGGAGAGAAACGGTTGGTTTAATGCTCAGCCTCTTCTACGCAGATAAGCCattggaaagagaggggagagaagtgggaagagagggagaggagacagaggaaggaaggaaggcgaGATCCAGGCTTTGCCTCCATTTTTTTAATTAAGCCACAGAAATAGGCTAGGGAGAATAATTTCCAAAATGTTGCGTTTTAGAGCATGACAATTGCTCACCTCTTTCCGGATACTCAGTACCGACTTAGTTGGCTAATACATCTTCGGCAGATGACTGTGACAGAAAAGCAGGCTAGATCCTCAAGCTAGCGTTGGAGAGCAGCCCGGGTTGAGGGTGAAACTTTTTTCAACGATGACTTCACTTCAGTGTCATTTTAAGGAAACATTAGAACTTTAAATGTGTTAACGTAGGTTTCTATATTACCTCGCCTCGCTCTTATTTCAAAAGTTAAACAAACAGTTGTTTCAATTGACGATATTAGCTTCACCAAACAGCTGCAGGATGACCGACATTCCATTCAGCTGACAGGCTTTTTTTGGCTGGCGAACCCCACCATATAAAAAGTGATGTAATCTTTtttaatttggggggggggggggtgtatgactgtccattacaaatcagtctgacagtacgTTTGACAGTTTTTCAATCTGAAGGAagtatggtttgaagtgactgaaatgcatcagaaagggAAGAAGATCATCAGACAATCATTTTGTATGATATTCCGTGTAGAAAAGAACAGCATCGTTGATGTTCTTTTCCCTCCCCCCGTCTGATTTCTGTGCCTGGTCTTGTCCGTGCTCTCCTGCGCAGCCTGAGGGGAAACAGTCTTTCTATTTCAGTGATGGGGTTCTAATATTTTGTAGCTTAAATGTTCGAAAGATAGCCACGtgtaggaagaaaacagacaCCGATCTGTTTGGTACGACCTCATCTAGCGGCTACTGGTTCTATGAACCAAGCATGAATTTGATTTAGATATTTTTTCAAATCAGAtgacccacccccccccccccccccaataatcggctgattttattatttttatagctttttaaaaaatatatatagttttGACTCTTCAATTTCAAGTGCCTCCGACCACAGTTCAATACGAAGCCATTGATTTGCATCTCTTCGGTACGACACACTCCAAAAGGTTTGTCTGAACAAATGCCCCGTATTACTATACTATGTCCATATTGTTCCATTACTTTCTCGTGGATGTCACTCACTGATTGTCATAACATGAATGCCCGCATGTCATCCCTTCTCCCTGCCTGAGGTACTTGGAGCAGTAGCTTTGTTTTAGCTCTGCTATAGATGTACAGGGATCGGCTAACTAGCCCTCCATGTTGGCTTCAAACTTCCCATGATAATAACATCCCGCTCCGCGTTTCTAACTCGGATCCGATTTGTCTGGGAATATTTGGAGCCAAAATGGCACCCATTTCATTATCAAACTTAAGTTTGCCGAAATATCCATGGCTCAACATTTAAACATTGTCCATGATGAACCCTCGCTGTCCTTACATGCAGGTGCTGTGACTTAACTAACCCTGTGTGTTCACTAACAAACCCAGTTTTGCTCACATCTGCCATTGTCttgttccatccatccatgtcttCCTTCCACATCGacccctcatcccctccctcAACCCAGCCATCCGAGCCCCTCTGGACCTGGATGACAAACCCAGGCGACCTGGTTCGAACTCCCACTCCCCTGAGTCGCATCCCCTTACCCCGGGCTCACGACGCGACCTCTCCCCCGAGTACGTTTCTTTTGAGCCTAGCAGGACCAGATACCCCCTATATGACTCTGTGGAGCCTAGCACCAGCGGGCGTTCCAGATCCCTCGAGCACCATTTAGAGAATAGGGGAGGGGGTAGTAGGGGCAAGCATGGAGACCCATACCCCGAGGACCACCTCTCCAATAGCAGGGGGAAACATGGGGGCAGTTACCCAGACTACCATCACCCCACCGAGGGTAGAAGTAGAGGGAAGGGGGGCCAGAGGGGCCGAGACCCCCAGGGGTCCCAGTCCACCTTCGACCCAGACAGCCGTGAGCccaggagacacagagaggaaagaggggatgagggagagcgGGTggtgaggaggaaggagaggcccGCCCGGCCGCAGTCCCACAACCCTGTGGAGAGAGACGAGgcctgggagagagaaagagagctggaGTGGGAGAAAGACCGGCAAAGAGAACtcaggagagacgaggagagggagagaaacacccCGAGACACGAGGAGAGATCGCGAGATGGACAGAGACATGGGCAGCGATCGCAAGACCAAGAGAACAGCCGAGACAAACACAGAGAAAAAGACAGACGCCGAGAGAGAACCAAGAGCAGGGAGCGAGGTCTTGATGAAGACTATTACGAGCCCATACCCAGCAGCCACAGCCGGGCCTGGACTGTTGGTGGGGAGGAGGGCCCTGGGGATGAGGGGGAGTGGGGGCCCGTGGCCAGGCTCCACTCTGGCCCCAGTGAGCTGTGTGAGAAGGAGGCCAGAAGGAGGCCCGGCGTgatgaggggggagaggagaggttacAGGGACCCTGGGGAGGGGCCTAGCATGGGCACGGAGCGCTCCTACACGCACCCCGCTCCCAGGGAGCCAGGTACGGCGCAGCGCCGGGCCCATGGTcaactgtgtgtggtgtgtgcatgtgcagCCTTGATTGGCCCATTGCTGGGAGCTGCTGGGGATGGTTTTGGCTCCCTAACACAATAATTACTAATCATACACTTATCTTCCTCTTCATCATCTTCTTCCTCTCCTTGGTGTGGCGGGTTTCACTCCTTCCCGTATCTGATTATCCTTATGGTGACGATTTCACTGTAGTTCACAATAAAAATCTCTGATTCACAATACCTCTGATGTGAATCAGCTGCTGGTGTTgatggctgaatctagttgtgATTTGAGCTCAATGGATCCAGTTACATCGGGAAACGCAACATGACAGATGGTCCAGATAGAAATGTACTGTGTAGAACACATGATTCCATTATTTGTCAGCTTGTATACATTACATTTCTGTCATGAACCTTCTAATTCTAGTCCTCAAGGGCTTCCGCCGGTGTGCAGTGTTTATAGCCCTACTCTCCACAACTGATCCAAGTACCGGCATCGATTTGCCCAAACGCCTATCTAGTGTCTCGGACCATAAATTAAAATGGCATTGACTTAATCTAGTAGACACTGCACTACAGCCCTGGAGGAATCAGAGTTGGGGATACTGTGGTTTTATATCATCAACTCGACATACATCTGTATTAACTTGCATGTGGCGCCCCCTGCAGGTCGTATCGTGCAAGGAGGACCGGGGGGTCGCGGCGCAGTGGTGGTAGGAGGGGAGTACGGGCTGGGCGAGGCCACCCAGGGCATCGCCAAGCTGGACCTGAGGGAGCAGGAGATCCTGGACATGGAGGTGGCCCGGAGACTACAGGAGGAGGAGGTCAAGGTGAGaggactgtttttttttttttgttttttttaaacacccTTTTATTACGAGATCATCGATGTCACAACCGTACTGTAATACTCCCTCTCGTCATTCAGTTAcccccattttttatttttttacatgcaTTTAGTTACAGCAGCGTCATTGtgctgtgttttttggggggttcatTTGTCAATTTAACAACAGAATCTATGTATTGGCGATATCCTGACCAGTGTGAACAGCGGAGTCTACATTCAGTAGACATCAGTAGTCGCCTCCTATGTTGTCATGATGATGCCTAGGGATAATAATGTTCAGTACCGAGGAGGGGTGTGTGACTCAAACTTGGCTTCTAATTGGGTTTTTTTCTTTTTCGGGTTCCAGGCGAGCAAGATGGACAAGCGCGCAGCCCAAGTGGCTCAGGATGAGGTAAGGATGTGGCCGCTTCTCTCGGTCTGGAAACTTCTGTCTTTACAGACTGACGTGTCActccaaatctctctctctctcgctcactttcTCTtggctgtttgtctctctctctcatttactcTCACTGTCTTGCCCTGTCTCTCACGGTCACTGAAGTATCGACTTTCAGCTCATCAATAAAAGCCAGCTATTGAGTGTGACAGTGGTTTGCCTTTGTTAAATAAATGATAACCCTGGTCCATTTATTCTCTTTGGTCAGTTTTAACCTGGGGTTATCACATTTCACCACATCATGGGTTATAGCACCTATCGGTGTATACTGCTAGATAACATATGAAGCAACGCTACAGTATGTGCCTGAAAAGTTCAATCTGGGATTGGAAAAACAGTGGGTACCAAGCCACTTGTTTAGCTAAAccgctgagggatggggctggagaaatgttaccGCTCTCAAATTCATTGGGACAAGGAGTGCGTCTGTTTTTGTACTAGAGCTGTATAGTAAACCAGGTTGTATTGGTGCTGTCAGGAGATAGCCCGGCTGCTGATGGAGCAGGAGAAGAAGGAGTACAAGAAGTCCAGGGAGAAGGAGAAGCAGGGGATGAGGCCggaagagagggggatgaggccGGAAGAGAGGAGGCGGCCAGAGGGAGGAGACTTCAAGGTGACTGGACTTCTTCGCATCGTTTTTTTTTTCTGGACGAGATGACTTTATGATTAATAACACTTTATGACTTTAGCACTACATGTACAGTATTTTGATAGTCATCAAGACGGTATGTGTTCCATACTGTAATGTATGGATGCATGCATTttaactgttgtgctgattatgATCTGGTTTTGACATAGGAGTGCTGTAGTAAGAGAACCACGGTGTATTGGCACAGTTTAGGGTGCCTGTTTTTTGTCAACTTGTTGATAATGGATTCCAGACCACAGATACTGTTTTCCTGTATGTGTGTTCCA
Protein-coding sequences here:
- the ccdc50a gene encoding coiled-coil domain-containing protein 50 isoform X2, yielding MAEFPIDQKKLPGVKEVCRDFAVLEDHCLAHNLQEQEIESHLASNVHKSRLVQQDVALAKQLQEEEDRRAQAKAKRQHRDIERSDNEIAQEIQEELVRQAEQQRKQEEKDAAIARKLQEKEMKEERKRQKQLEANFEEEYYEDKGAIRAPLDLDDKPRRPGSNSHSPESHPLTPGSRRDLSPEYVSFEPSRTRYPLYDSVEPSTSGRSRSLEHHLENRGGGSRGKHGDPYPEDHLSNSRGKHGGSYPDYHHPTEGRSRGKGGQRGRDPQGSQSTFDPDSREPRRHREERGDEGERVVRRKERPARPQSHNPVERDEAWERERELEWEKDRQRELRRDEERERNTPRHEERSRDGQRHGQRSQDQENSRDKHREKDRRRERTKSRERGLDEDYYEPIPSSHSRAWTVGGEEGPGDEGEWGPVARLHSGPSELCEKEARRRPGVMRGERRGYRDPGEGPSMGTERSYTHPAPREPGRIVQGGPGGRGAVVVGGEYGLGEATQGIAKLDLREQEILDMEVARRLQEEEVKASKMDKRAAQVAQDEEIARLLMEQEKKEYKKSREKEKQGMRPEERGMRPEERRRPEGGDFKPNSEEVVRPRSREEEYQRPRNHQKPARPLQPLPHDYENVETSYSYSESHYSSRTPARPEAAYKGTYYRQ
- the ccdc50a gene encoding coiled-coil domain-containing protein 50 isoform X1, coding for MAEFPIDQKKLPGVKEVCRDFAVLEDHCLAHNLQEQEIESHLASNVHKSRLVQQDVALAKQLQEEEDRRAQAKAKRQHRDIERSDNEIAQEIQEELVRQAEQQRKQEEKDAAIARKLQEKEMKEERKRQKQLEANFEEEYYEDKGAIRAPLDLDDKPRRPGSNSHSPESHPLTPGSRRDLSPEYVSFEPSRTRYPLYDSVEPSTSGRSRSLEHHLENRGGGSRGKHGDPYPEDHLSNSRGKHGGSYPDYHHPTEGRSRGKGGQRGRDPQGSQSTFDPDSREPRRHREERGDEGERVVRRKERPARPQSHNPVERDEAWERERELEWEKDRQRELRRDEERERNTPRHEERSRDGQRHGQRSQDQENSRDKHREKDRRRERTKSRERGLDEDYYEPIPSSHSRAWTVGGEEGPGDEGEWGPVARLHSGPSELCEKEARRRPGVMRGERRGYRDPGEGPSMGTERSYTHPAPREPGRIVQGGPGGRGAVVVGGEYGLGEATQGIAKLDLREQEILDMEVARRLQEEEVKASKMDKRAAQVAQDEEIARLLMEQEKKEYKKSREKEKQGMRPEERGMRPEERRRPEGGDFKPNSEEVVRPRSREEEYQRPRNHQKPARPLQPLPHDYENVETSYSYSESHYSSRTPARPEAAYKGQSSYWRPPAVFWALAYIT